One Micromonospora sp. FIMYZ51 genomic window carries:
- a CDS encoding pyridoxal phosphate-dependent aminotransferase: MTSIEVDPLVSRMRPFGTTIFAEMSALAVRTGAVNLGQGFPDTDGPPEMLAAAAEALRTGRNQYPPGPGIPELRAAVAAHQRRFWGLEYDPDGEVVITAGATEAIAAAILALCEPGDEVVCFEPYYDSYAASIALARAVRRPVTLRPAPDGRYAFDPAALRAAFGPRTRLVLLNSPHNPTGKVFTPAELTLIAELCQEHGAYAVTDEVYEHLVFADAAAGHVPLATLPGMRERTLRISSAGKTFSCTGWKVGWASGPAALVSALLRVKQFLTFVNAAPLQPAVAVALALPDAYFTEFEAGQRARRDQLVGGLTDAGFDVLRPEGTYFVTADITALGGSEGVEFCRTLPERCGVVAVPTQVFYDDPEAGRRLVRFAFCKRPEVLTEAVSRLRGATWDG; this comes from the coding sequence GTGACGAGCATCGAGGTCGACCCGCTGGTGAGCCGGATGCGTCCGTTCGGCACGACGATCTTCGCCGAGATGTCCGCCCTCGCCGTCCGCACCGGTGCGGTGAACCTCGGGCAGGGCTTCCCGGACACCGACGGCCCGCCGGAGATGCTCGCCGCCGCGGCCGAGGCGCTACGCACCGGCCGCAACCAGTACCCACCCGGCCCCGGCATCCCCGAGCTGCGCGCGGCCGTGGCCGCCCACCAGCGCCGGTTCTGGGGCCTGGAGTACGACCCGGACGGCGAGGTGGTGATCACCGCCGGTGCCACCGAGGCGATCGCCGCAGCGATCCTCGCCCTCTGCGAACCAGGCGACGAGGTGGTCTGCTTCGAGCCGTACTACGACTCGTACGCCGCCTCGATCGCGCTGGCCAGGGCGGTACGCCGACCGGTCACGCTGCGCCCCGCCCCGGACGGGCGGTACGCCTTCGATCCGGCGGCGCTGCGCGCCGCGTTCGGCCCGCGTACCCGGCTGGTGCTGCTGAACTCACCGCACAACCCGACGGGGAAGGTGTTCACCCCGGCCGAGCTGACGCTGATCGCCGAGCTGTGCCAGGAACACGGCGCGTACGCGGTCACCGACGAGGTGTACGAGCACCTGGTCTTCGCCGACGCCGCCGCCGGACACGTGCCGCTGGCGACGCTGCCCGGCATGCGCGAGCGCACCCTGCGCATCTCCTCGGCCGGCAAGACCTTCTCCTGCACCGGCTGGAAGGTGGGCTGGGCGAGCGGCCCGGCGGCGCTGGTCTCGGCCCTGCTCCGGGTGAAGCAGTTCCTCACCTTCGTCAACGCCGCACCCCTGCAACCCGCAGTCGCGGTGGCGTTGGCCCTGCCCGACGCCTACTTCACCGAGTTCGAAGCAGGTCAGCGGGCCCGCCGGGACCAACTCGTCGGCGGGCTCACCGACGCCGGATTCGACGTGCTCAGGCCGGAGGGGACGTACTTCGTCACCGCCGACATCACCGCTCTCGGCGGCTCCGAAGGCGTCGAGTTCTGCCGTACGCTGCCCGAACGGTGCGGCGTGGTGGCCGTACCCACCCAGGTTTTCTACGACGACCCCGAGGCCGGCCGGCGGCTGGTCCGGTTCGCCTTCTGCAAACGCCCGGAGGTGCTCACCGAGGCGGTCTCCCGGCTGCGGGGAGCGACCTGGGACGGCTGA
- a CDS encoding PadR family transcriptional regulator yields the protein MAVQHAVLALLARGPSYGYELKGSFEAAVGPQWGPLNIGHLYQILDRLSRDRLVVAERHAQPVKPDRVVYEITAEGRAELARWLAEPSPRSGGFRDDFFLKVTAAARSGSPETVRTVLGNQRGHLVRELRNLDGLRRDAADPVVALLLAAASRHVEADLAFVDDAESVLLAEGGGALAALVAEVPKTDPSTRLAPSAAAGPAPVAG from the coding sequence ATGGCGGTCCAGCATGCGGTCCTGGCCCTGTTGGCCCGTGGTCCGAGCTACGGCTACGAGTTGAAGGGTTCGTTCGAGGCGGCGGTCGGCCCGCAGTGGGGGCCGCTCAACATCGGGCACCTTTACCAGATCCTGGATCGCTTGTCCCGGGACCGGCTGGTGGTCGCCGAGCGGCACGCCCAACCGGTCAAGCCGGACCGGGTGGTCTACGAGATCACCGCCGAAGGCCGGGCCGAGCTGGCACGCTGGCTCGCCGAGCCGAGCCCGCGCAGCGGCGGCTTCCGCGACGACTTCTTCCTGAAGGTCACCGCCGCCGCCCGGTCCGGTTCGCCGGAGACGGTGCGCACCGTGCTGGGCAATCAGCGTGGCCACCTCGTGCGCGAGCTGCGCAACCTGGACGGTCTGCGGCGCGACGCGGCGGATCCCGTGGTGGCGCTGCTGCTCGCCGCCGCGAGCCGGCACGTCGAGGCGGACCTCGCCTTCGTCGACGACGCCGAGTCGGTGCTGCTGGCCGAGGGGGGCGGGGCGCTCGCGGCCCTCGTTGCCGAGGTGCCGAAGACCGACCCGTCGACCCGGCTTGCACCGTCGGCTGCTGCTGGTCCGGCACCCGTCGCCGGCTGA
- the glmM gene encoding phosphoglucosamine mutase, with protein sequence MGRLFGTDGVRGRANADLTPELALAVAVAAAHTLAESDRSHAPLAVVGRDTRASGEMLEAAVVAGLTSAGATVIRVEVLPTPAVAFLTAEAKADLGVMLSASHNPMPDNGIKLFAAGGHKLPDEIEMRIEAAIEANATTAWERPVGAGVGRVHDLLDGANHYIQHLVGTLPHRLDGIKVVVDCANGAAAEVAPAAYREAGAEVIAINAEPDGLNINDECGSNHIAALCQAVVEHGADLGIAHDGDADRCVAVTADGEEVDGDQLMAILALAMREAGTLTGDTLVATVMSNLGLRLAMSAEGIRLVETKVGDRYVLEELRASGLALGGEQSGHIVMPAYATTGDGVLTGLHLMARMAATGRTLADLAAVVTKLPQVLINVPVGDRTVGATAPAVRAEVERAEAELGESGRVLLRPSGTEPLVRVMVEAATQATAQQIAERIADQVRTASPAV encoded by the coding sequence ATGGGCCGGTTGTTCGGCACGGACGGCGTACGCGGGCGGGCAAACGCCGATCTCACTCCGGAGTTGGCGCTCGCGGTGGCCGTCGCGGCAGCGCACACCCTCGCCGAGTCGGACCGCAGCCACGCCCCGCTGGCCGTGGTCGGCCGGGACACCCGGGCCAGCGGCGAGATGCTGGAGGCGGCCGTGGTGGCCGGGCTGACCAGCGCCGGCGCGACGGTCATCCGAGTCGAGGTGCTGCCCACCCCGGCGGTGGCGTTCCTCACCGCCGAGGCCAAGGCGGACCTCGGGGTGATGCTGTCAGCCTCGCACAACCCGATGCCCGACAACGGGATCAAGCTCTTCGCCGCAGGTGGGCACAAGCTGCCCGATGAGATCGAAATGCGGATCGAGGCGGCCATCGAGGCCAACGCCACGACCGCCTGGGAGCGACCGGTCGGCGCGGGGGTGGGCCGGGTACACGACCTGCTCGACGGCGCCAACCACTACATACAGCACCTCGTCGGGACGCTGCCGCACCGGCTGGACGGGATCAAGGTGGTGGTCGACTGCGCCAACGGCGCCGCCGCCGAGGTGGCTCCGGCGGCGTACCGGGAGGCCGGTGCCGAGGTGATCGCGATCAATGCCGAGCCGGACGGCCTCAACATCAACGACGAGTGCGGCTCGAACCACATCGCCGCCCTCTGCCAGGCCGTGGTGGAACACGGCGCGGACCTGGGCATCGCGCACGACGGCGACGCCGACCGCTGCGTCGCGGTGACCGCCGACGGCGAGGAGGTCGACGGCGACCAGCTGATGGCGATCCTGGCCCTGGCCATGCGGGAGGCCGGCACGCTTACCGGCGACACCCTGGTGGCCACCGTGATGAGCAACCTCGGCCTGCGCCTGGCCATGTCCGCCGAAGGCATCCGGCTGGTCGAGACCAAGGTCGGCGACCGGTACGTGCTGGAGGAGTTGCGCGCCTCCGGGCTGGCGTTGGGCGGCGAGCAGAGCGGGCACATCGTGATGCCGGCGTACGCCACCACCGGCGACGGGGTGCTGACCGGGCTGCACCTGATGGCCCGGATGGCGGCCACCGGCCGCACCCTGGCGGATCTCGCCGCCGTGGTGACCAAGCTGCCGCAGGTGCTGATCAACGTACCGGTCGGCGACCGCACGGTCGGCGCCACCGCACCCGCCGTCCGCGCCGAGGTCGAGCGGGCCGAGGCCGAGTTGGGCGAGAGCGGCCGGGTGCTGCTCCGCCCCTCCGGCACCGAACCCCTGGTCCGGGTGATGGTCGAGGCCGCCACCCAGGCGACCGCGCAGCAAATCGCCGAACGCATCGCCGACCAGGTCCGCACCGCCAGCCCTGCGGTGTAA
- the rpsI gene encoding 30S ribosomal protein S9 — protein sequence MTDITATEVAPEATEAPAPVARAPRGDRPIQTVGRRKEAIVRVRIVPGSGKITCNGRDLEAYFPSKVHQQLIKDPLVTAEKAESFDVIANLRGGGTTGQAGALRLAIARALIVSEPDDRPALKKAGFLTRDARVKESKKYGLKKARKAPQYSKR from the coding sequence ATGACCGACATCACCGCCACCGAGGTCGCCCCCGAGGCCACCGAGGCGCCGGCGCCCGTCGCCCGCGCGCCTCGTGGTGACCGCCCGATCCAGACCGTGGGTCGGCGCAAGGAAGCCATCGTCCGGGTCCGCATCGTGCCGGGCTCCGGCAAGATCACCTGCAACGGCCGGGACCTGGAAGCCTACTTCCCGAGCAAGGTGCACCAGCAGCTGATCAAGGACCCGCTGGTCACCGCCGAGAAGGCCGAGTCGTTCGACGTCATCGCCAACCTGCGTGGCGGCGGCACCACCGGCCAGGCCGGTGCGCTGCGGCTGGCCATCGCCCGGGCGCTGATCGTCAGCGAGCCGGACGACCGTCCGGCGCTGAAGAAGGCCGGCTTCCTCACCCGTGACGCCCGGGTCAAGGAGAGCAAGAAGTACGGTCTCAAGAAGGCCCGTAAGGCTCCCCAGTACTCCAAGCGCTGA
- the rplM gene encoding 50S ribosomal protein L13 has translation MRTYSPKPGEIERQWHVIDASDVVLGRLATHAATLLRGKHKPTFAPHVDTGDFVVIVNAGKVALTGNKRQQKIAYRHSGYPGGLKQVGYEELLSKRPERAIELAVKGMLPHNKLGRKLIKKLKVYAGAEHPHGAQQPVPFEIKQIAQ, from the coding sequence GTGCGTACGTACAGCCCGAAGCCGGGTGAGATCGAGCGTCAGTGGCACGTCATCGACGCCTCTGATGTCGTGCTGGGCCGCCTGGCCACCCACGCCGCCACGCTGCTGCGGGGCAAGCACAAGCCGACTTTCGCGCCGCACGTCGACACGGGCGACTTCGTCGTCATCGTGAACGCGGGCAAGGTTGCGCTGACCGGCAACAAGCGCCAGCAGAAGATCGCCTATCGGCACTCCGGTTACCCGGGTGGCCTGAAGCAGGTCGGCTACGAGGAGCTGCTGTCCAAGCGCCCCGAGCGGGCCATCGAGCTGGCGGTCAAGGGGATGCTCCCGCACAACAAGCTCGGCCGTAAGCTCATCAAGAAGCTGAAGGTCTACGCCGGTGCCGAGCACCCGCACGGCGCGCAGCAGCCGGTGCCGTTCGAGATCAAGCAGATCGCGCAGTGA
- a CDS encoding nitrate/nitrite transporter produces the protein MTTTSARPAAIEEIDLDQRRGRWIGHWAPEDPGFWRTVGSRVARRNLIWSIFAEHIGFSVWLLWSIVVVRLGDAGWQLTTSQALWLTAVPSGVGALLRLPYTFAVPIFGGRNWTVISALLLIVPCAGLAWAVEHPEIGFLPLVLIAATAGFGGGNFASSMANISFFYPEREKGWALGLNAAGGNIGVAVVQFLVPQVIVLGGGLALARAGLMYIPLAVIAAVCAYLFMDNLAEAKADVGPVWSSLRHRDTWIMSLLYIGTFGSFIGYSAAFPTLLTSVFGRPDVALAWAFLGAGVGSICRPFGGRLADRVGGARITVASFMLMAVGALAALWSVEQRSMGLFFVAFLLLFVATGVGNGSTYRMISRIFQVKGEDLGGSPEVMLAMRRQAAGALGVISSVGAFGGFLVPICYAWAKSSYGGIEPALRFYVGFFLLLIVVTWAAYLRAGTRMARAGV, from the coding sequence ATGACCACCACGAGCGCGCGACCAGCGGCAATCGAAGAGATCGACCTGGACCAGCGGCGCGGCCGTTGGATCGGGCACTGGGCACCGGAGGATCCCGGCTTCTGGCGGACAGTGGGCAGCCGGGTCGCCCGGCGCAACCTCATCTGGTCGATCTTCGCGGAGCACATCGGCTTCTCGGTGTGGCTGCTGTGGAGCATCGTCGTCGTCCGGCTCGGTGACGCCGGCTGGCAGTTGACCACCAGCCAGGCGCTCTGGCTGACCGCCGTACCGAGCGGGGTCGGCGCGCTGCTGCGGTTGCCGTACACCTTCGCCGTGCCGATCTTCGGCGGCCGGAACTGGACGGTCATCTCCGCGCTGCTGCTGATCGTGCCCTGCGCGGGCCTGGCCTGGGCGGTCGAACATCCGGAGATCGGCTTCCTGCCGCTGGTGCTGATCGCCGCCACGGCCGGCTTCGGTGGCGGCAACTTCGCCTCCAGCATGGCGAACATCTCCTTCTTCTATCCGGAGCGGGAAAAGGGCTGGGCGCTCGGTCTGAACGCGGCCGGCGGCAACATCGGCGTGGCCGTGGTGCAGTTCCTGGTACCGCAGGTGATCGTGCTCGGTGGTGGGCTCGCGCTGGCCCGGGCGGGCCTGATGTACATCCCGCTCGCGGTGATCGCGGCGGTCTGCGCGTACCTGTTCATGGACAACCTGGCCGAGGCGAAGGCCGACGTGGGCCCGGTCTGGTCGTCGTTGCGGCACCGGGACACCTGGATCATGTCCCTGCTCTACATCGGCACCTTCGGCTCGTTCATCGGCTACTCGGCCGCCTTCCCGACCCTGCTCACCTCGGTCTTCGGCCGGCCGGACGTCGCGCTGGCCTGGGCGTTCCTCGGTGCCGGGGTGGGCTCGATCTGCCGGCCGTTCGGCGGCCGGCTCGCCGACCGGGTCGGCGGTGCCCGGATCACGGTGGCCAGCTTCATGCTGATGGCGGTCGGCGCCCTGGCCGCGCTCTGGTCCGTCGAGCAACGCAGCATGGGCCTGTTCTTCGTGGCCTTCCTGCTGCTCTTCGTGGCCACCGGGGTCGGCAACGGTTCCACCTACCGGATGATCAGCCGGATCTTCCAGGTCAAGGGGGAGGACCTCGGCGGCTCGCCGGAGGTGATGCTGGCGATGCGCCGGCAGGCCGCAGGCGCGCTGGGGGTCATTTCCTCGGTCGGTGCCTTCGGCGGCTTCCTCGTCCCGATCTGCTACGCCTGGGCGAAGTCCAGCTACGGCGGTATCGAGCCGGCGCTGCGCTTCTACGTCGGGTTCTTCCTGCTCCTGATCGTGGTCACCTGGGCGGCGTATCTCCGTGCCGGCACCCGGATGGCACGAGCCGGGGTGTGA
- a CDS encoding type II toxin-antitoxin system PemK/MazF family toxin gives MPGRWAWSTTCSSAVARVLRRSEVWRIEGARERLGLVISSDVYNSTAVPIVIVAEVVEAALLRDSPLAVPMGGWVVMPDRISSPMKKWFTECVDVADAETMRRVDRALRILQQL, from the coding sequence ATGCCCGGGAGGTGGGCATGGTCGACGACGTGCTCTTCGGCGGTCGCCCGCGTGCTGCGTAGGAGCGAGGTCTGGCGCATCGAGGGGGCCCGGGAGCGGCTCGGGCTGGTGATCAGTTCCGATGTCTACAACTCGACCGCGGTGCCCATCGTGATCGTCGCCGAGGTGGTCGAGGCGGCGTTGCTGCGCGACTCGCCCCTGGCGGTGCCGATGGGCGGCTGGGTGGTGATGCCCGACCGCATCTCGTCACCGATGAAGAAGTGGTTCACCGAGTGCGTGGACGTGGCCGACGCCGAGACCATGCGGCGGGTGGACCGGGCGTTGCGCATCCTCCAGCAGCTCTGA
- a CDS encoding DUF6364 family protein — MTAKVTLSFSDETIAEARRFAKREGLSLSAWMDQAAREKALREVFAAHAAAVSRAGLDLEAAALADAREVGMVDDVLFGGRPRAA; from the coding sequence ATGACGGCCAAGGTGACCCTGTCGTTCTCCGACGAGACGATCGCGGAGGCCCGGCGCTTCGCCAAGCGCGAAGGGCTCTCGCTTTCCGCCTGGATGGACCAGGCGGCCCGGGAGAAGGCGCTGCGCGAGGTCTTCGCCGCGCACGCCGCCGCGGTGAGCCGGGCCGGACTGGACCTGGAGGCAGCGGCGCTGGCCGATGCCCGGGAGGTGGGCATGGTCGACGACGTGCTCTTCGGCGGTCGCCCGCGTGCTGCGTAG